The genomic stretch ATCGATCGCGACCGTCTTCGTTGAGCGCATGAGCCGAGCCGTTCTGCTGGCCAAACTGTTCCGACTGCGAGCGCCGGACCTCGGCTCTACCTGGAGCCGAGAGGGCCTTCACAATCACACTGCAATCGCTTGTCGGGCCACTGCGCCAGTACTTGGCCAAGGGCGCGGATCTGTCTATCTACTTTCAAGATGACTGCGATGCGATTGCCGACTTACCTAACACTCGAACCTAACACTCGACCGCGTGCCAGACTAAACTTGCACACCGCTTCATAAATCTTGGCTAAGGTCTTAGCTCACCCCACCGACCTCAAGCCCATTAACCAGCGATGTGCTGCACTTCACTTTTGAAACCGCCCAACTTACTCATAAGTCAGAAATATAGATAAAACTTGGATGTCCGCAGAAGGACCGTACCAGATCAGGATGAAGCTTGATATCCGAAAGCTAAATGTGCACTTGATCAGCAAGCTGTTCGCCACTGCGCACCGGATTGTGCCTGACACCAGTCCACTTTGTGTAGCGCCAAAGCAGCTCATCGGGGTTCAGGTCCGGAGCGTAGTAGCCCCACCACAAAAAGTGCAGGGATAACTTGTCCTTCAGGCTGTCGACGTAGGCACGCACACTATGGATCTTGTGCGATGGCAATCCGTCCAGCACCAGATGAATCGGCCTGCGCCGTCCTTTCATCATCTTTCGTAGCAGGTGCACGAACTGCTCGCCGTGCAGGCCACGCCCTGTAGGGCGTTGTTGCATAAACCTGGTGAGAGCCGGTGATGTTTACGCGCAACAGTCTGCACCAGCCCCTGTTATCCAGTCAGATTCCGACGTAAATTCTCGACCTTTACCAAGAAGATACGCAGGGACATACGCAAGACATGTGAGCCGAAGACACGCTACCGTTTCAGGAACTGGGCATAACACGGGCCTAATCAACACGGGGAACGTGACGCTATGGATAGATGCAGCCATCCTTGCCAGAACGCCCGACGTCATACCCATGCGTGGTCGCCCGCATCTGTACGGCAATACACTGATTCAGGCATTGCTTGGCGTGAAGCCCGTCTATCGACGGGCGCTACGTGCCCTGCAAAGTTTCGCCCAAAGTCTGCACGATCTGACTTTCCCAAGCTTGCCGGTGCCGAATTACACCATGCTTTGTCGCCAAGGAAAACGTTTGGCATCGAACTACTGATCCTTCGCGAGAGCGAAGCGATCCACCTTGGCGGTCGACAGCACCGGTCTGAAGGTCTATGACAAAGGTGGTGCGCCAGCACGGCTACTCGAAGCGGCGCACGTGGCGTAAAGTCCCTCGCGCGCTCAATGCGAATATGGATCAAGTGCGTGCCGCGCTGATGATGCATCAAAATGATGACTGACGGTGATGCTTTGGCCAAGTTGCTCGATCAAATTCCGTGCGACGAACAGATAGATTTCATCGGTGGCGACGATGCCTACGACACCAAGCCATGCCATGCGGCTATCCCTGCACGCAGTGCCGATCTTGCGATTCCGCCGCGCGAGGGTGCCGCTCATTGAGCAGCGGATACGCCCCGTGCGGCGCGGCGTCACGGTGCGATTGATGCAATTACCCGTGACGGTCATCGAGAATGGAAGAAAAGCAGTGTCTAGCATCGAAAGTTGTTCGCCGAAAATGCGATGTATCGGCTCAAAACGCTCATCGGAAACCGTCTGTAGGCCCGTCACATGGGCTCGCAGGCGATCCGAGGTCACCGTTCGAGTCGGCGGTCGTAATCAACCGCATGGTTGACCTCGCGCGTCCGCAATCCGTTCGTATCATCTGAAATGATGCCCATCAAATGTCATTGCGTCCTCGCGCTCGATTTATGCAACAACGCCAGTAAAATGCTACATCTGAGTGTGACGATTGGGCAGGGGCAGAGGGAATCGAACCCCCAACCTTCGGTTTTGGAGACCGAGGCTCTGCCAGTTGAGCTATACCCCTGCATCAATAGGACCGGACAGCTCCAGCCCTAACACTGTCGATCCTCGACTAACTGGCTTAGTCAAGGATCTTGGCGACGATGCCTGCACCGACGGTACGGCCACCTTCGCGGATCGCAAAGCGTAGACCTTCTTCCATCGCGATCGGAGCAATCAATTTCACCGTAATCGACACGTTGTCGCCCGGCATGACCATTTCCTTGTCCTTCGGAAGCTCGATCGAGCCAGTCACGTCCGTCGTACGGAAGTAGAATTGCGGACGATAGTTATTGAAGAACGGCGTGTGACGACCACCTTCGTCCTTGCTCAGCACGTACACTTCAGCTGTAAAGTGCGTGTGCGGCTTGATCGAACCCGGTTTGGCCAGAACCTGTCCACGCTCCACATCTTCACGCTTCGTGCCGCGCAGCAGGATACCCACGTTGTCGCCTGCCTGACCTTGGTCCAGCAGCTTACGGAACATTTCCACGCCGGTGCAAGTCGTCTTCTGCGTGTCCTTGATACCGACGATTTCGATTTCTTCGCCGACCTTCACGATGCCGCGCTCGACACGACCTGTCACTACCGTGCCTCGACCCGAGATCGAGAACACGTCTTCCACCGGCATCAGGAACGTACCGTCGACCGCGCGCTCCGGCGGAGGGATATGCGAGTCCAGCGCGTCGGCCAAGCTCATGATCGCCGTTTCGCCCAGCTCGCCCTTGTCGCCTTCCAGTGCCAGCTTGGCCGAACCTTTGATGATCGGCGTGTCGTCGCCCGGAAAGTCGTACTTCGACAGGAGTTCGCGAACTTCCATCTCGACCAGCTCGAGCAGTTCAGTGTCGTCCACCATGTCGCATTTGTTCAGGAAAACGATGATGTACGGAACACCAACCTGACGCGCCAGCAGGATGTGCTCACGCGTTTGCGGCATCGGGCCGTCCGCCGCTGAGCACACCAAGATCGCACCATCCATCTGCGCGGCGCCCGTGATCATGTTCTTCACGTAGTCGGCGTGGCCTGGGCAATCGACATGTGCGTAGTGGCGGTTCGCCGTTTCGTACTCGATATGCGCGGTGTTGATCGTGATGCCACGTGCCTTTTCTTCCGGCGCCGCGTCGATTTCGTCGTACTTTTTCGCTTCGCCGCCGAACTTCGACGATAGAACCGTCGCGATGGCTGCCGTCAGCGTCGTCTTGCCGTGGTCAACATGACCGATCGTACCGACGTTGACGTGCGGCTTGGTCCGCTCAAATTTTTCCTTGGCCATTTTCAACTCCCTTAAGGAATTTCACATGTTGCGCCGCGCGCAAACAGACACTGACAACTTGATGGTGCCCATGGGCAGGATTGAACTGCCGACCTCTCCCTTACCAAGGGAGTGCTCTACCACTGAGCCACATGGGCGAAACGAGTAGAGTAAATTACTACACGGGACGTGGAGCGGGTGAAGGGAATCGAACCCTCGTCGTAAGCTTGGAAGGCTTCTGCTCTACCATTGAGCTACACCCGCGTGGGATTACACACTGTACGATTTTTTACCGCTCTGCATCTCTTGGTGGAGGAGGTTGGATTCGAACCAACGTAGGCGTAAGCCAACAGATTTACAGTCTGCCCCCTTTAGCCACTCGGGCACCCCTCCGTAGAGAACTTGAGATTATTCTGGTACGCGTACCTCATGTCAAGCACTGTTGGAGATTTTTTAGAGCTCCCGCTGTATCGCCTCCGGCATGCTATGTCGATCGCTTGGCCCCGGTGCCCCGTCCACCAATGCTCTGTAAAAACATCGACGCGCACCGAATTCGGTGACCGTAGCGGAATCGTCCCCGCCTAGATTGCATCACACCGGTCGTTGTTGCATAAATCGAGTGTGAGGATGCAATAGCATCGACGGGATAATTTCAGGCGATACGAACGGATTGCGGACGAGCGAGGTCCGCCATACGGTTGATGACGCCGACGCGAATGGAGACCTCGGTCGCCTGCGCGTCGATGTGACGCGCCCAGAGACAGTTGCCGGTGAGGGTCTTGAACCGATACATCGCATTCTCGGCAAGCGATCGCCGGTGGTAGCCACTGTCTTGCTTCCATTCTAGACGACCGTCACGGGCAATTGCATCAACCGCGCCATTACGCCACGCCGCACCGGGCATATCCGCTGGCCAATGAACGGCACCCTCGCGTGGCGGCATCGAAGAAATAGCACTGCGTGCAGCAATGGCCGCATGGCATGGCTTTGTGTCGTAGGCACCATCACCGCCGATGACATCGATTTGTTCTTCGCGTGGAATCTGGTCGAGCAACTTGGCCAGAGCGTCACCGTCAGCCACATTCTGATTCGTCATTAGCGCGGCATCCCCTTGACCCGTATTCGCGTTGAGCGCGAGATGGACTTTACGCCACGTGCGCCACTTCGAGTAGCCGTGCTGGCGCACTTTCCATTCACCTTCTCCATAAACCTTCAGACCGGTGCTGTCGACAACCAGATAAATCGGTTCATTGTCACGAAGGATCGGCAGTTCGACATCAAGCGTTTTTGCCCGGCGACAGAGCGCGTGGTGTAATTCGGCACCGGCAAGCTCGGGAAGGCCAGATCGCGCAGACTTTGGGTGAAACCTTGCAGGGCGCGCAACGTCAGTCGATAGACGGTCTTCACGCCAAGTAATGCCTGAATCAGCGTATCGCCGTATAGACACGGGCGACCACGTGTGGGTATGGCATCGGGTATTCTGGCAAGGACGGCTTCATCTATCCATATTGTTATGTTCCCCCGGTTGATCAGGCCTTCATTATAGGGACCGCCCAATTCCTGACACGGTAGCATGTCTTCGGCTTACCTGTCTTGTGTATGTCCTTGCGCATTTTCTTGGCAAAAAATAGGCAGTTACTCTGGAATCTGAGTTGATAGGGGGCTGGCCCCGTGACCGTTGCGCGTAAACGTCAACAGATCTCGCTCGATTTATGCAACAACGCCATCAGTCGCACCTTCTCGGGTGTAGCACTTGCAAATATCGCACACGACCGTATGCGGCATGGATCAGTGCCCACGCACAGAGTTCCGCCGCCGGGATCAGCGTAGCTTGCCGTGGCACTGCTTATACTTCTTGCCGCTGTGGCAGGGACAGGGATCGTTGCGCCCGACCCGCGGCACTTCGACCACGGCATTGTCAGCCACCACGACGCCAGTCGAAGCCGAGCCTGCATCGGAGAAATTAGCATGGCAGAACTCGACGTTGTCGAGATTGCTGCTCGCTTCCTCGATCTGCTCGGCTGCTTCTTCGAGCTGTTCGAGCGACTGGATCTGTACGTTCATGACAATGCGCGTGACTTCATGCTTGATGGCCTCGAGCATCGTGGCGAATAGCTCGAAGGCCTCGCGCTTGTATTCCTGCTTTGGGTTCTTCTGCGCGTAACCGCGCAGGTGGATACCCTGGCGCAGGTGGTCGAGGGCGGCCAGGTGCTCGCGCCAGAGGCGGTCGAGCGTCTGCAGCATAATCGAGCGCTCGAAGGAGCTGAAGGCCTCGCGACCGACCATCGTGACCTTGGCCTCGTAGTGCTCATCGACCGCCATCACGACAGCCTCGAGGATTTGGTCTTCGCTGATCGACGGCGACTCGTTGACCATCTCCTGGATCGCCAGGTCGAGGCCCCAGTCGTTGCGCAGCGTCTCCTCGAGCTCGGGCAGATCCCATTGCTC from Burkholderia sp. encodes the following:
- the tuf gene encoding elongation factor Tu — its product is MAKEKFERTKPHVNVGTIGHVDHGKTTLTAAIATVLSSKFGGEAKKYDEIDAAPEEKARGITINTAHIEYETANRHYAHVDCPGHADYVKNMITGAAQMDGAILVCSAADGPMPQTREHILLARQVGVPYIIVFLNKCDMVDDTELLELVEMEVRELLSKYDFPGDDTPIIKGSAKLALEGDKGELGETAIMSLADALDSHIPPPERAVDGTFLMPVEDVFSISGRGTVVTGRVERGIVKVGEEIEIVGIKDTQKTTCTGVEMFRKLLDQGQAGDNVGILLRGTKREDVERGQVLAKPGSIKPHTHFTAEVYVLSKDEGGRHTPFFNNYRPQFYFRTTDVTGSIELPKDKEMVMPGDNVSITVKLIAPIAMEEGLRFAIREGGRTVGAGIVAKILD
- a CDS encoding transposase; this encodes MQQRPTGRGLHGEQFVHLLRKMMKGRRRPIHLVLDGLPSHKIHSVRAYVDSLKDKLSLHFLWWGYYAPDLNPDELLWRYTKWTGVRHNPVRSGEQLADQVHI